In Sciurus carolinensis chromosome 4, mSciCar1.2, whole genome shotgun sequence, the sequence CCCTCCGCAGCTCTTCCGCGCGCTGGTGTCGGCGCAATGGGTGGCCGAGGCGCTGCGGGCCCCCCGGGCCGGGCAGCCCTTGCAGCTGCTCGACGCCTCCTGGTACCTGCCCAAGCTGGGCCGCGATGCGCGCCGCGAGTTCGAGGAGCGCCACATCCCCGGCGCCGCCTTCTTTGACATCGACCAGTGCAGCGACCGCACGTCGCCCTACGACCACATGCTGCCCAGCGCCGCGCACTTCGCCGAGTACGCGGGCAGCCTGGGCGTGGGCGCCGCCACTCACGTCGTGGTCTACGACGCCAGCGACCAGGGCCTCTACTCGGCGCCCCGCGTCTGGTGGATGTTCCGCGCCTTCGGCCACCGCACCGTGTCACTGCTGGACGGCGGCCTCCGAAACTGGCTGCGCCAGAGCCTCCCGCTCAGCTCGGGCAAGAGCCGCCCGGCGCCCGCCGAGTTCCGCGCCCAGCTGGACCCCGCCTTCATCAAGACCTACGAGGACATCAAGGAGAACCTGGAGTCCCGGCGCTTCCAGGTGGTGGACGCCCGCGCCGCCGGCCGCTTCCGGGGCACGGAGCCTGAGCCCCGAGACGGTAACAAGCCAGGGCCCGGCGGGAGGTGTcctggggctggggcggggctggCCTGTGGGCTGCACCTTAGAGCAGAGCGCGCCTCGCTCTCTCAGCCTCACTGTCCCCTCCTGGGCTTTGGGCAGTGACCACCCAGGCACCTCGGGGGGAACCCAGGGTGCCACATATAAACGTGAGAACCCCCAAAGCTCCCACGCCAATACTGCGTGGGGGGCAGCGCCCAGTTTGGGAAAGAAACCAAGGGAGGGATCCCAGGTCCTACTCACAGCCCCTGTGTCGGTGGAGTGGAGGAGCAAGTCTGGGTGCGGCAGGAAGGAGGGGCTCAGAGGGGCTGTGCGGGGAGGAGGGCCAGGGAGAGGACACCAGATGGTGGCTTCCGCTGGGTTTTCCTAGGGGCCATTTTTGAATGACAGTTTCACGTGGTTCACCTGCCAAGGGTACCACCTGGAGCCTGGGCATCCCCAACCCAGCCCCAGGTGGGTAGGGCAACTACTGCACCAGCCCTGGATTGAGAGCCCCACCTCAGGTTGCCCTGGCGGTGTGACACCTGCCAGGTCACCCAACCTCTCTGAACCCCGGTCTGGCAAGAGCGGGCGCGCAAGCACTCTGCTCTGACTTGCACACGCAGGTGAGCCGCGTCCCAGAGGTGGGAACTGACGGGACTCGTGTACTTCTGTGGCTGTGGCTTTCCCAGAGGCGATTAGCATGTCCCTCATCCCACCTGCCCACCCCTGAGGGCAGCGGATGGCGCGCACCTGGTGGGTTTGTTAGCCGCTGAGCCGAGCTGACAGGCGCGAGGCGGCTCCTGCCCACATCAGCGGGGAACGTCGCTGCCCTGGCCATCCCCAGTGCCAGGTTTGCCCGCAGTCTGCACGTCGGCCCAGCAGGGAGGGTGGTCTTTGCTTGGTGGCGCACCAGGCGGGGAGTCCCGACTCCAGTGTCGCCACCCTGACGTGAGAGCCTGCTCTCCGCCCTGCTCTGAACGGGGCTCTGTGCGATGCTCCCGCCTGACCCCCATTCTGCCTCTGTTAAGTGGGGAGGCAGGGACCCACCAGGGATGGAGACGGCGGTGGGTCTGCAGCATCCCCTCGGTTGTCACCTGGGTTGTGCACCTGCTGACACAGAAGCCACCCTTGAGCTTCGCCCTGGGGCCTGAACACCCCCATGGGAGTCACTGGCCTGTGGGTTGCTTTGGCTGTGCACCCTCCTCGCTGGAGGCAGGACTATAGTGACCCCTGACGGGGCGTCGAAGCAAGAGCTGGGCTGGGAGCCCTGGGTTTCACACACCGGATGAAGTGCGGGTTCCTAAATGAACGGTTCTCTGGCCTTCCatcctctgcttcctgctcccaAGTGACCTCCTTAGAATGAAGTCTGACTTCCCCTGGAGGCCGGCTAGAGCCCTGAAGTGGCACCCCAGGCCCAGGAGGACATTCCAAGCCCCGCCTCCCCTTGGGCCTCTGCTCCTGGCTCTCAATCAGCGCCCCCCATCAGGAGCCTCCGCCGCTCCAGGCCCTGTCCCCCCACCGCCGCTGTCCCCTGGACTCCCTCTGCCTGGGAGCTGCGGCCCCACCACCCGACCCCATTCCTGGCTGAATCCTGCTCCCCTCAGGAGCTCCCAGCCTCCCTCAGGCAGAGTGGCCGCGCTCAGTAGCGCCAGCTCTGGATGGCGCGGGCCTCACCCCTCTCTGCCGTGACCAGCCAGGCAAGTGAGACTTTGCGCCTCGTTCTCCTCATTAACAAGAGGGGAGGTGACAGTGTGTCCGTGGAGTGTGGCGGGATTGAGGCGATAGTGCCGCCAAGGGCGCCCGAGCCAGCCTCCAGCAGCGTCAGCCCGGTGCACCCCTGCGCCACCCCAGGGCCCTTTCCTAGCGCCCAGCTGCCCAGCAGTCGCCTGTCCGCCCCGCCAGAGCAGACTCCTTGGCTCCCCGTGCTGCGGGTTCTGGCTGGACGGAGGCCGTGCCGACGGCTCTGTCGCTCCCAGGGGCACGTCAGAAAACCTGGGGCCCACTGCGGCCCTGGGGCACCTGCAGTTTGCTAGGTGAGTTTAACCTCAGTGTCGCCGTCGGCAAAATGGAACTGCCTCTCCAGTGCCCGGGCTTCGCGGCTGAGGACTCAGTGAGGCGAGCGTGAGGGGGCCTGGCACCCCGCGTGCTCCGAGCTCTCGGTGTGCCCGCAGGCACACGGCGCGCCACTCACGCCCTTCACTCTCTGCCGCAGGCATCGAGCCCGGCCACATCCCTGGCACCGTGAACATCCCCTTCACAGAGTTCTTGACCCAAGAGGGCACGGAGAAGAGCCCCGAGGAGATCAGCCGCCTGTTCCAGGAGAAAAAGGTGGACCTGTCCCAACCCCTGGTGGCCACGTGTGGCTCTGGCGTCACGGCCTGCCATGTGGCCCTGGGCGCCTACCTGTGTGGCAAGCCCGACGTGCCCATCTACGACGGCTCCTGGGTGGAGTGGTACATGCGGGCCCAGCCAGAGGAAGTCATCTCCGAGGGCCGGGGGAAGACCCACTGAGGCCGGGCAGGACGGACACAGGCCAGCTCAGGTGACACCTGACCACCAGCAGCGCCCAGCCTGCTTTGCCCGAAAGTGTTTCCTCATGGAACTCCGGTGGTGTTCAGGGTGCCACCGGAGACCAGGAATGCCAGGGATCCGTGGGCACCCAGTGGAGGTGGGTGTGAAGGCGGCGGGCACTGGGGGAGGGGCCGGAAGGCGGAGCTGGCCGCCTGGTGCCAAGCGGGCCCCGCCTCCCTTCTGGTTTACTATTGAGGAAATAAAACAGCCACGCCTTGTCGCCGTGCGGCTGCCTGGGTGCCGGGGTTCCCGCATGCTCAGCAGAGGCTGCTCTGCGGGCCCCAGCGTCTCGGGGTCCTGTCCTGCCGTGCTCAGCTCTGGCACTCAGAGCCCTCCATTCCCGTGACCAGGGTGCTCCCAAGCACACAGTCCTCCCGCCCATGCTCCTGGGGGTCTCTTGCTGACTTTGGGACTATTTAAGGTGAATTTTGCTGTGACTTGTCTGGGGTCCCACCCAACGCGCCCTATACTCAGGTATACAATGCATCTGATTTCAGTAGAGACATGGTCCACAGCTCAGTGGGATGTTCCAACCCAGCGAGAACCTTCTGGCGAGGGGTAGTTGGCCAGAGGAGAGCCTGCTCTAACCTCTGGGAGGTGCTCTTGCAGGATGGTCTCTGGGACTAGCGGGGTGGGCAGCCAGGGAGGGGATCCTTTCCGCTCTAGGAAACCCTCTGCCCCACGGCCccgggggcagggtgggggctcCAGGCTCTGCCTCTGTGTTTAGTCTCTGTGCAGAGCTGGGTGCAGGCATCTGAGAAGACCCCAAGTGCCCCTGCCAGGTGGCCCCTGGCCACCTCTCCCCATCTTCCCGGGCCCCACATGCCATCTCAGTAGCAAAACACAGTGCCATGTCAGTCATTATCAGTGAAACCTTGGAAGTGACcttgtttgtttccttctctggaaACAAAACCAGAGAGGTACTGCCTTACCAAGATGCATTCACAAGAGAGCCTGGGCCAGGTCTGGGGTCCTGACTCTGAACGCTCTCTTCTTTCACCTGACTTCACCTTCCCTTCAACTTCCCTCTGGTGTTGAATCAGTTCCCAGGTTcacagggacagagaggagcTGAGCTGACAACACAGAAGCTTGGGTCTCTGGGCGAGATTTCCAAAGGAAGTCctgacctctctgaacctcagtctcttcatctatAAGATGGGGAAAATGACGCACACCTgcaaacccagcaacttgggaggatgaacccagaggatcacaagttcaaggccagtctttgccactcatagagaccctgtctgaaaaaataaaagagctggtgatgtagctcagtggtctagAACCAcaaagttcaatccccagcactgggaaaaagaaaaaaaaaaaaaagaaaagaaaagaaaaggtggggGGAATAGTATCTACCTCAGAAGGGGATTTAGACAAGAACTAGCACTGAGGAGAGAGAACAATGAACACTAGAACTGTCTTCCCACCTCACAAAGTTTCCAAACTCCTGGGAGAAGGCAGTACTTTGTATCATATTTCCAAGAGAAATGGGAGCACTGTGAGATGTTCTCTTCTACAACAGGCTGCTTTTACAGGAGAGAAAatgagctcagagaggttgagtgatTTGCCTAGGAACACACAGTACAAAGGAGCACGAGTTAGAATTCTCAGTGAGGAGAGTCTCTCCACTAGCTCTCCATGCAGCCGCTTTCCAGATTTGGGGGTCAGGAAGCCCAGTGAGTGCTCCCCAGCTCTAAGGGGAAGCCTTGAACAATGGTGTTAAAGCAAGGGAGGGTATGTGTTAGGCTCCTTCCCCTCACCCAGGTCCCGTCTCCACCAAGGTGATCCCAGCAGGGGCTCTTCTCTTCTGGGTCCCCACGGGTCTGAGCAGCTCAGAGGAGAACTGCCCAGAGGCGGGACAAAGGCGAGCTAGCCGCGCTGGTCTTGGATGCACGGGCTCCAGTGTAACTTGCAGGTTTGTGGCAATGCCCAGGACCCCTGAGCTCACCCGCCTCCCGCACGCCTGAATCCTGGAATAATGAAACCCCTCTGCAACCCGCCCCCCACCCAGGTGTTTTCTAGGCAGAAACTTGCAACACGGGGCAAAGGGGATGCTGACATTTTTGTCCGCTtggcaaatatttgctgagtgccCCGTCTACGTCAGGGACGGCTGGAAGTGCCTCTCCCAACCTTATCTCCCCAGCTGCCGGCCGCTTGCACCCCCTGCACCTGCGCCTCcagggaggggtcagggtccA encodes:
- the Mpst gene encoding 3-mercaptopyruvate sulfurtransferase isoform X1, whose translation is MAESGSREPETRACSPGVAANMAPPQLFRALVSAQWVAEALRAPRAGQPLQLLDASWYLPKLGRDARREFEERHIPGAAFFDIDQCSDRTSPYDHMLPSAAHFAEYAGSLGVGAATHVVVYDASDQGLYSAPRVWWMFRAFGHRTVSLLDGGLRNWLRQSLPLSSGKSRPAPAEFRAQLDPAFIKTYEDIKENLESRRFQVVDARAAGRFRGTEPEPRDGIEPGHIPGTVNIPFTEFLTQEGTEKSPEEISRLFQEKKVDLSQPLVATCGSGVTACHVALGAYLCGKPDVPIYDGSWVEWYMRAQPEEVISEGRGKTH
- the Mpst gene encoding 3-mercaptopyruvate sulfurtransferase isoform X2, with protein sequence MAPPQLFRALVSAQWVAEALRAPRAGQPLQLLDASWYLPKLGRDARREFEERHIPGAAFFDIDQCSDRTSPYDHMLPSAAHFAEYAGSLGVGAATHVVVYDASDQGLYSAPRVWWMFRAFGHRTVSLLDGGLRNWLRQSLPLSSGKSRPAPAEFRAQLDPAFIKTYEDIKENLESRRFQVVDARAAGRFRGTEPEPRDGIEPGHIPGTVNIPFTEFLTQEGTEKSPEEISRLFQEKKVDLSQPLVATCGSGVTACHVALGAYLCGKPDVPIYDGSWVEWYMRAQPEEVISEGRGKTH